Within Winogradskyella helgolandensis, the genomic segment CAATACTGAAGTTTTTGGAACCAATCCAGAGATTATAGATCGAAATCAATTTACAGATGGAGAGAATAATAGTTATGGTGTTTCCGCAAAATTATCCTACAGATTACCAATAATAACTAAGAAATTCTTCTTGAATTTTGAATATGAATACGCCAGAGATAAAGATAATAACCGAGAGAGCACTTATGATTTTAGTAATGGCACACAGGATTTTACGGATTTTAATACGGATCTAAGTACTGATTTTCAATATACTGATTATAGAAGTATTCCGTCAGTAGGCTTATCGTATAGAGGTGAAAAATTGTCTACAAGTTTCGATTTAGGTTACAACATAAGAACTTTGAAAAATCAAGATTTATTAAGACCAGAATTTAATGTAGAGCGCAATTTTGAAAATATAGAAGCTAATTCTTATATCAGCTATACGTTTAGTCCCAAGTCGTCAATCTATGTAAATTATTGGTTAGAAAATCAGCCGCCAGGATTAAGGCAACTTCAAGCCTATGAAGATGTATCAAATCCACTTCAAACTGTAATTGGTAATCCTAATTTAGAACCTTCAAATAATCATGGTTTATATCTAGGTTATAATGGGTTTGATTGGCAGAAGCGTACAGGTTTTTATGTCGGTGTTAATGCTAGTGTTTCAGATAATCAAGTAGTGGCAAAAACGACTATAGATGAAGAAACGTTGAAGCGAACGACGACTTATGTAAACGTTGATGGAAATTATAATATCGGTTCTTGGGTAAACTACAATAAAGACTTTAAGGTGGATACCTTAAGAACTATTAAACTAAAGTTTAGAGCAAGTTATAATTCGTCAGAACGAATTAATTTTAATAATGATGTAAAATATGCTAGTAAGTCCGATAGAATCTCACCAAGACTAGGTGTAGATTTTATATGGGATAAAGTATTAGAGTTTAAACCTTATTACCAAATTAGTTTTACTAATACGGCTTATGATATTGAGGCTTTTGATGATCGTCAATTTACAAGTCATAATGCAGGTGTAAGAACAGCTACTTTTTTGCCTAAAAACTTTGAGTGGAGAAATGACGTTAGTTTTAACTACAATCCAAATGTCGCAGATGGTTTTCAGAAAAGTGCTTGGTTTTGGAATTCAACATTAGCCTATAGTATGTTTAAGGATAAAGCTATTATAACATTAAAGGTTTATGATTTATTAAATCAAAACACTAATGCGACGCGTATAGCAACTCAAGATTATATTGAAGACAAACAGAGTACTGTTTTAAGACAATACTTTATGCTAAGTCTAAGTTATAAGTTTAATAGCTTGGGAAGTAAAGGAGAAACTAATGATGGTGGTGTTATTTTCTTTGATTAATCCCAGAGTAAAATTAAAGAATCTATAGCTTTATCAACACCTTTATAATAGTTGTTGATTTTAAATTGGGGAATTATTATGCTATCAATAATAACCTTGCATTCGTAATCAGAAATAGTTTGTTCTGTTCCAATTCCTGTTGAAATAGCAACCGCTTTATCAAATTTTGAAATGGTTATAATAAGGCCGTTATCCTTTTCTTTAGTACCAATTCCCCTGGAATTTCCAACTTCAGTTCCAAAGCCTTGGGCCGTTGTGAGTGGCGGCAACGAATCTATGGTAAGAATAGCGATTTGGTTTGTTGACTCAGTTTCATATCGAAGGATTTTTTCCACTAAAGAATCTTGTTGACTATTTGAAAATAAATGAGATACATCTACAACCCGTTTTTGTGATGGATTTAAGGGAATATATGAATAATTAGTTGTGATCTCAGGCTGCTTTCCTTTACAATTTGAAAGCAAGAAAGCAATAATAATTATCGGAAATATGAGTTTTAATCGCATGGATACTTATTAAAAAAGGATAAAATCGACGGATGATTTGGGCTAAAAATTACCAGCTTCCGCCAGCTCCACCACCAGAGAAACCTCCTCCTCCTCCGAAGCCTCCTCCTCCGAAGCCTCCACCAGAGCTACCGCCAAAACCACCTCCAAATCCACCAGAAGATGAACCTCTAGAATAACTTCCGCGTCCCATATTGCTTAAAATAATGGCTTCGAGAAGACTTCCTGTGCCAGATCGGTTTCCTCTATTGCCACCATTGCCTCCACCACGTGTTTTGGAAATGGCTATGATAAAAATGATGAATACAATAAATAAAAAGAAAATGACTTCGATAGGCATGCCATCAGAAGATTCTGTTCTGTTGTTTTTATAAGCACCACTCAGTACATCAAATATGGCATCGGTTCCTTTGTCTAAACCCTTATAATAATCACCATTTTTAAATTCAGGTATAATTACATTTCTTGTAAGCTCACCAACAATACCAGCAGTAAGTCTGTCTTCTACACCATAACCGGGTGAAATCCATATTTCACGATCAATTCTTGCGAGTAATATAAAAACTCCATTATCTTCTTTTGCTTGTCCAATTCCCCATTTTTGTCCCCATTTTGGTGCTAATAAACCAATGTTTTCTCCTTTGGTTGTTGGGATTATTACGACAATAATTTCTGTAGATGTACTATCGCTGTAGCGTTGTAACTTTTGAGAAAGATTATCAAACTCGTATTGTTTTAGAACCTTGGTGCTGTCAATTACAGGAGGAATAAAATCCGGTTTATCAGGAATGTTATATTGGGCATTCGCTGTAAAACTGAAGCTTGTTACTGAGCTTATAAAAAGGGTTAATATGATAAGTTTAATACTGTGCATTAGCTTTTTGAAATCGTATTATCCAATTCGTTAATATCATTGTGCTGCCAAGGAAAGTGTTTCGATAATGTTTTGCCAGATTCTTTTATGCCTTCGATGATACCTTGTTTGAAATTCTGAGATTTGAATTGTGTAGCAATTTTGTTGCGAGTCGAATTCCAAAAATCAGCACCTACAATATTGTTAATGCCTTGGTCACCACAAATGACAAATGATTTATTTTCAACTGCGATGTAGATTAATACACCATTCCGTTGTGCTGTATTATCCATTTTTAAATCATGAAAAACTTCTAGGGCATGTTCGTAAACATCTCCATCACATTCCTGTTCAATGTGTACGCGAATTTCCCCAGAGGTTTGACTTTCTGCAATCCTAATGGCTTCAACGATTTCCTGTTCGTCTTCCGCACTAAGAAAATCTTCAAGTTTAGACATCGTTTCTATTTATTAAAAATCAAATTCTACATCTACAGGTTTTTCAGCTCCTGCTTCTGCATCAAAATAAGGTTTTTCATCAAAATTTAAAAACCCAGCTAAAATTGTATTTGGAAATGTATTAACATGAACATTATATGGTTTAATTTTTTCATTATAACGTGTCCTTGCGGTTTGAATCGTGTTTTCCGTACTCGTTAATTCATCCTGTAATTTTAAGAAATTTTGATTCGCTTTCAATTCAGGATAGCGTTCTACGGTTACTAATAAACGAGACAAAGCACTGCTTAGTCCACCTTGAGCTTGATTGAACTGAGATAGTTGTTCTGGTGTAATATTAGATGGGTCGATTGTTGTTTTTGTAGCTTCAGACCTTGCTTTAATTACAGCTTCTAAAGTGCTTTTTTCAAAATCAGCGGCTCCTTTAACCGTGTTTACTAAATTTCCGATTAAATCATTTCGTCTTTGGTAAGATGTCTGAACATTTCCCCAAGCTTCTTTTACGTTTTCGTTAAGTGTTACAGCTGTATTATTGAAGTTTTTGCCCCAAGAATAAAAACCGAATCCTATGATTGCAATTACGATTACAGGAATTAGCCATTTTTTCATAATAGTTAGTTTTAAAGTTGTGTTTTGATTTTGTTTAGTTGTGCTTTTATGCCTTCAAGTTTTTCGATAATTTCAAATTTCTCTAAAGCTTGTTTTTTTTCTTCTTTAAGATGTGTTTTTGCTCCCTCTAAAGTAAATCCTCTTTCTTTTACCAAGTGGTAAATAAACTTAAGATTCTTAATATCTTCAGGTGTAAATTTTCGGTTGCCCTTAGCGTTTTTCTTCGGCTTTAATGCATCAAATTCCTTTTCCCAAAACCGAATTAATGAGGCATTCACCTTAAAGGCTTTGGCCACTTCTCCAATACCGTAATAACGCTTTTCTGGTAGATCTATATGCATCTTAATCGAGAGATTGGTTTTCTAATGATGCTTTTTTAAGCAATATGTCGTATTCTTCAGCAGATAAGTTACCGTAATAAAAATTAATAGGATTTATACGTTCACCATCTTTAAAGACTTCATAATGTAAATGCGGAGCTTCAGAACGCCCTGTGCTACCCACAAAACCTATTAAATCGCCACGTTTTACGCGTTGATTTACTTTTACATTGTACTTGTATAAGTGTGCATATAAAGAAACATAGCCGTAACCATGATCTATTCTGATATGATTTCCATAACCTGTAGATCTGCTATCTGCTCGTTTTATAACTCCATCTCCTGAGGCATAAATTGGTGTGCCACGAGGCGCTGTAAAATCCATTCCGTAATGAAACTTTCTAACCTTTGTAAATGGGTCAGTTCTATAACCATAACCAGATGCCATTCTTGTCATGTTTTCATTACTAATAGGTTGAATAGCCGGTATAGCTTCTAAAAATTTCTCTTTATCTTCGGCTAGTTTTGCAATTTCATCTAAAGATTTAGACTGAACAACAATAGCTTTTTCTAAAATTTCTAAACGTTTATAGCTTTCAGTAATAAGTTCTGAATTGCCGAAACCTTCGTATTTCTTATAGCGATTAATTCCACCAAATCCAGCTCTGCGCTGTTCGGTTGGTATGGGATTAGCTTCAAAGTATAATCTATAGATCGCATTGTCTCGCTCTTCAACATTTTCTAAAGCAGCAAAAGCATCATCAGTACGTTTGCTAAGCAACTCATATTGCAATTCCATATTTTGTAATTCTCTAGCCATTTGTCGCTCTTTAGGCGATTCAATATATTGACTGGCAATAAAAAATGATAGGAATCCAAATAGTGCTGCAGCACTTAGAAATACCAAAGCATACTTTGCCGTTGTC encodes:
- a CDS encoding TPM domain-containing protein; protein product: MRLKLIFPIIIIAFLLSNCKGKQPEITTNYSYIPLNPSQKRVVDVSHLFSNSQQDSLVEKILRYETESTNQIAILTIDSLPPLTTAQGFGTEVGNSRGIGTKEKDNGLIITISKFDKAVAISTGIGTEQTISDYECKVIIDSIIIPQFKINNYYKGVDKAIDSLILLWD
- a CDS encoding M23 family metallopeptidase produces the protein MAKVKYYYDSETLSYRKIKRKKSTTAKYALVFLSAAALFGFLSFFIASQYIESPKERQMARELQNMELQYELLSKRTDDAFAALENVEERDNAIYRLYFEANPIPTEQRRAGFGGINRYKKYEGFGNSELITESYKRLEILEKAIVVQSKSLDEIAKLAEDKEKFLEAIPAIQPISNENMTRMASGYGYRTDPFTKVRKFHYGMDFTAPRGTPIYASGDGVIKRADSRSTGYGNHIRIDHGYGYVSLYAHLYKYNVKVNQRVKRGDLIGFVGSTGRSEAPHLHYEVFKDGERINPINFYYGNLSAEEYDILLKKASLENQSLD
- a CDS encoding TPM domain-containing protein, with product MSKLEDFLSAEDEQEIVEAIRIAESQTSGEIRVHIEQECDGDVYEHALEVFHDLKMDNTAQRNGVLIYIAVENKSFVICGDQGINNIVGADFWNSTRNKIATQFKSQNFKQGIIEGIKESGKTLSKHFPWQHNDINELDNTISKS
- a CDS encoding TPM domain-containing protein → MHSIKLIILTLFISSVTSFSFTANAQYNIPDKPDFIPPVIDSTKVLKQYEFDNLSQKLQRYSDSTSTEIIVVIIPTTKGENIGLLAPKWGQKWGIGQAKEDNGVFILLARIDREIWISPGYGVEDRLTAGIVGELTRNVIIPEFKNGDYYKGLDKGTDAIFDVLSGAYKNNRTESSDGMPIEVIFFLFIVFIIFIIAISKTRGGGNGGNRGNRSGTGSLLEAIILSNMGRGSYSRGSSSGGFGGGFGGSSGGGFGGGGFGGGGGFSGGGAGGSW
- a CDS encoding MerR family transcriptional regulator: MHIDLPEKRYYGIGEVAKAFKVNASLIRFWEKEFDALKPKKNAKGNRKFTPEDIKNLKFIYHLVKERGFTLEGAKTHLKEEKKQALEKFEIIEKLEGIKAQLNKIKTQL
- a CDS encoding LemA family protein produces the protein MKKWLIPVIVIAIIGFGFYSWGKNFNNTAVTLNENVKEAWGNVQTSYQRRNDLIGNLVNTVKGAADFEKSTLEAVIKARSEATKTTIDPSNITPEQLSQFNQAQGGLSSALSRLLVTVERYPELKANQNFLKLQDELTSTENTIQTARTRYNEKIKPYNVHVNTFPNTILAGFLNFDEKPYFDAEAGAEKPVDVEFDF